From Erigeron canadensis isolate Cc75 chromosome 8, C_canadensis_v1, whole genome shotgun sequence, one genomic window encodes:
- the LOC122579876 gene encoding uncharacterized protein LOC122579876, which produces MTSIHKRSKSLSDKNKCKQDRLEPSQRIKLDKGNAKKNMITKKNHSPKSQIQNSLKDEILKLEKRLQDQVCVRGAFEQALGYKSSCDIPYDASIPKPATELIREIAVLQYEVSHLEQHLLSLYRKAFDQQISCPSPLRNDQTLKPSLITPRGKYLETCRADISLKSNSWKDPNRGFEEEENKLLYSGVQHCHSSVTRTSPAEFLGKSLRGCHSQPPSMMEYAQTPANIISLAEHLGTRITDHVPATPNKLSEDMIKCISDIYCMLSDPPISNHGLSSPTSSLSSMSAFSPKQDPNMIWGPGFRRDSSSFDVHLDNPFHVQGLKEFSGPYSTMAEIQCLYKDNQRLGEIEPMLQHFRSLVSRLEVVNPEKLKHDEKLAFWINVHNALVMHAVLAYGIPQNNMKRVFLLLKAAYNVGGHIVSADVIQSYILGCRMSRPGQWLRLLLSTRTKLRAGDERKAYAIERQEPLLHFALSSGCHSDPAVRVYTPKQVFQELETAKEEFVRATFGVGKDQRILLPKIVESFAKDSGLCAAGVIEMIQLCLPEKFKKTIKKHHLAKLRKKIEWAPHDFAFRYLISKELVK; this is translated from the exons CTTATCAGACAAGAATAAATGTAAACAAGATCGCCTCGAGCCTTCTCAACGTATTAAGCTG GATAAAGGAAATGCGAAGAAGAATATGATTACTAAGAAGAATCACTCGCCCAAATCTCAAATCCAGAACTCTTTGAAGGATGAG ATATTGAAGCTTGAGAAGAGATTACAAGACCAAGTTTGTGTGCGTGGTGCTTTTGAACAAGCATTAGGCTATAAGTCTTCTTGTGATATCCCATATGATGCCTCTATTCCTAAG CCTGCGACGGAGCTGATTAGAGAAATTGCGGTTTTACAGTATGAAGTTTCACATTTGGAGCAGCATCTTCTCTCATTATATCGAAAAGCGTTTGATCAACAGATTTCATGTCCATCTCCATTAAGAAACGATCAGACTTTAAAGCCATCCTTAATCACCCCAAGAGGGAAGTATCTTGAAACTTGCAGGGCTGATATTTCGTTAAAATCCAACTCATGGAAAGATCCCAATAGAGGTttcgaagaagaagaaaacaaacTTCTATATTCTGGTGTTCAACATTGTCACTCTTCGGTAACCAGAACTTCTCCAGCCGAGTTTCTTGGCAAATCATTACGGGGTTGTCACTCTCAGCCACCTTCCATGATGGAG TATGCGCAGACGCCTGCCAACATAATCAGTCTAGCTGAGCATCTTGGCACTAGAATAACCGATCATGTTCCTGCTACGCCAAACAAGCTTTCAGAAGATATGATCAAGTGCATTTCAGATATATATTGCATGCTTTCGGACCCACCTATATCAAACCATGGCCTCTCGTCCCCTACATCATCTTTATCATCTATGAGCGCTTTCTCACCAAAACAAGACCCCAATATGATATGGGGTCCAGGGTTTAGAAGAGATTCATCGTCCTTTGACGTGCATTTGGATAACCCTTTTCATGTTCAAGGACTTAAAGAGTTCAGTGGACCTTATAGTACAATGGCTGAAATTCAATGTCTTTATAAAGATAATCAAAGACTTGGTGAAATTGAACCCATGCTGCAACACTTTAG GTCACTGGTTTCTAGGCTAGAAGTGGTGAATCCGGAGAAACTAAAGCACGACGAAAAGTTAGCATTCTGGATTAATGTACACAATGCATTGGTGATGCAT GCTGTGTTGGCATATGGAATCCCACAGAACAATATGAAGAGAGTCTTCCTATTATTAAAG GCTGCTTATAACGTTGGTGGTCACATAGTAAGTGCAGATGTGATACAGAGTTATATTCTGGGATGTCGAATGTCTCGTCCTGGACAG TGGCTGCGTCTGTTATTGTCTACAAGGACGAAACTAAGAGCAGGAGATGAACGAAAAGCATATGCAATTGAACGTCAAGAACCCCTTCTGCATTTTGCACTTAGTTCAGGATGCCATTCTGATCCTGCG GTCCGTGTTTACACCCCAAAACAAGTGTTCCAAGAGCTAGAAACAGCAAAAGAAGAGTTCGTCAGAGCAACATTTGGTGTAGGAAAAGATCAAAGAATTCTTTTACCAAAAATCGTCGAAAGCTTTGCAAAAGATTCAGGATTATGTGCAGCAGGCGTGATTGAAATGATCCAACTTTGTTTACCAGAAAAATTCAAGAAAACCATCAAGAAACATCATTTAGCAAAACTAAGAAAAAAGATCGAATGGGCTCCCCATGATTTTGCTTTTCGCTATCTAATATCTAAGGAGCTGGTGAAATAA